The Desulfonatronum sp. SC1 DNA segment GTGATAATTGAAGAGATGATTCTTCCAGCGGACCAATTGGATCAACCCCAGGACCATCACGGCCTGCTCCCACTTTTTCGTGGGCTGAAACTCACCGGCCATTCCTTCATACTTGTCCATCAACGACGTCAACGACGCCTCATCAAACTGGGCAAGCTGGTCGGCCAGCTTGATTAACACCTTTTCCACGAGTAATGCCCTTCCTTCGTTTGTTTATAAGGGTTCACGGTTCACCATTCAGAAATACCGCACACGGCCGCAATCCGTTTTTCTATGCCGTCCGTCCGATGTTTTCAAGGTGAAATGTCGAGAGGCCAGAGGCGAAAGCCGGTCTGAACATCAACCCAAGCCACACCCCAAGCAGTATGAGGAGCGACCATGTCTGACCTGAAATCCATCTACCGCACCTTGTCCGCGGACCCGTTTCCCCGGACCATGACCATCATCCTGGGCGACCAGGAATTGAAATTCGAGAAGCGCACCTGGCGCATCGACGGGGAGGATCGGGGGCTGCGGTACGGGGAAAACCCGGACCAGCCGGCGGCCCTGTACGCTCTGATCCAAGGGACCCTGGAACTGGACGGCGTGACTTTTCGCGAGGCCGGGGACGGCTTGGTTTCCACCCTGACCGAGGCACACATGCTCCAGGCCGGGAAGCACCCCGGCAAGATCAACCTCACGGACGTGGACAACGGGATCAACATCCTCCAGTACCTGCACGCCAAGCCCGCCGCGGTCATTCTCAAACACAACAACCCCTGCGGCGCGGCCTGGAACGACCAGGGGCTGGAGACCGCCCTGAAAAAAGCCTTCTGGAGCGACCGGATCGCGGCCTTCGGAGGCACGGTAGTGGTCAATCGCGGCGTGGACGCGGCCTGCGCCGCGTTCATCAACGAGTCCTACTTCGAGGTGGTGGCGGCTCCGGACTATGCTCCCGAGGCCCTGGACATGCTCAAAAAACGCAAGAACCTTCGTATTCTGCGCATTCCCGGCCTTGCGGAGTTGGAAACTTTCGCGGACAAGCCGTTTTTGGACGTCAAATCCTTGGCCGACGGCGGATTGATCGTCCAGTTCTCGTTTCGAAGTCGCATCCGCGGACCTCAGGATTTCCTGCAGGCCAAGGCCGAGCGTGACGGCACCCTGGTCCAGGCCAGGACGCCCAATGCCAAGGAAATGGACGACCTCCTCTTTGCCTGGGCCGTAGAAGCCGGGGTCACCTCCAACTCCGTGCTCTTTGTCCGCGACGGGGCCACAGTGGCCGTGGGCACCGGCGAACAGGACCGGGTCGGGTGCGTCCAGCTGACCATTTACAAGGCCTATACCAAGTATGCGGACTGGCTCTGCTTCACCGAACAGGGCGTTTCCCTTTATGAACTTCAGGCCAAGGCCGAGACCGACCCGGAAGCGCGTCGCATCCTGGAGGACATCCAGAGCCGAACGGCGACGGCCAAGGGCGGCCTGCCCGGAACGGTCCTGGTTTCCGACGGCTTCTTCCCCTTTCGGGACGGCGTGGACCTGGCCGTTGCCCAGGGCGTCACGGCCATCGCCCAACCCGGCGGCTCTATTCGCGATTACGAAGTGATCACCGCTGTAAACCAAGCCGATCCCCAGGTGGCCATGGTATTCACCGGGCAGCGCTCCTTTCGGCATTGATATAATCTGGAACTCATTTTGACCATATCCCAATCTTCCCCCGCATTGCCCCCCGCCCCCGGAGCCCTGGTCGAATACCTGCAGGACAATCAGGTCAATCTGGCCGTGATACTGGAGGAACATGGCGGGCGAACGCGTCTGTTCACCCAGAGAGGCCGGGAAATGAACCTGCCCGCGGTCAGACTCCTGCCCTGGCACGGCCCGAAGTATCCCCTCCCGGCCACACGGGCCGAACATGAAGAACGACTGGCCCGCCATCTGGGAACGCGCAAGACCCTGGCCGAATCCATCGATGTCATGGAAATCTGGAACCTGGCCCAGGGCGAACTGGACGCGGCCCCCTTGGAATGGTTCGCCGACCTGCTTTGGGAAGAACCCGGGCCGGATCAGCGTTCGGCCCTGGGTCGCGTTCTGCTGGAGGCCAAGACCCACTTCAAGTTTCAGCCACCTTCCTTTTTGATCTATCCGGAGCAAACCGTCCTGGCTCGGCTGGCGGAGCTGGAAGCGGCCCGTGAACACCAGGAACTGGTTGCGGCCGGACAGGACTTTTTCCACCACTTGTGGAAAATCGGGATCTCCAAGGCCTCCGGCGAACCTGATGCATCCTTCCCGCCCCCTCCGGAACCCACTGCCACAAAACTCAGGGAACTGTTGCTGCGACGCATGAATCACCCCGAGGACCCGGCCACGGACGACCTCTGGCGCAACCTGACCAAACGCATTCCGGACCACCCTCAGCAAGCCCTGCTCCTGGGCCAAGCCTGGAGGCTCGTACCGATCCACCACAACTATCTGCTGGCCCAGGCTGGCTACGATTGGCAAGACGATTGGAGCCGGGGATTCCTGCCGGATATTCAGCGTTTGGAAGAAGCGGTTCGAGGCCACGCCGCACCTCCGGAACCCCTTACGCTGTTCAGCGTTGACTCCCCGTCCACCCGGGACATCGACGACGCCTTCACCCTGGAACGGACCGCGGACCAGGGCTTTCGTCTGACCCTGGCGATTGCCCGACCCTGCCTGGAATGGTCCTGGCTCTCGGAACTGGACCAAGCTGTATCCCAACGCGCATCCAGCCTCTATCTGCTCGAAGGGGTCAGCCACATGCTTCCGGAATGGTTGGGCGTCGAACTGTTCAGCCTGCGCCAGAACATGGAGCGACCGGCCCTGCTTCTGGAATTGGACCTGGACCCCGAGGCACGGGTCCGATCAATCGAACCACGTCTGGGCTGGGTCCGGGTGCATGCCAATACTCACTACGAACAGGTGGAAGCGGACATCCTGGCCGGGGTCGAACCCTTCGCCTCGGCCCATCTTTTGTCGGAAAAGCTTCGTGACCACCGCATCGCCGCCAACGCCGTGGTCTTCGATCAGCAGGACCCGCATCTGAAACTGGTCGGCGAGGGAGCGGACATCCGGGTCGTGCGGGAGGAGAAGCCGGCGGCCCCCAAGGCGCAGCTTCTGGTCAGCGAATTCATGGTCCTGGCCAACACGGAGCTGGCCAGGTGGGCCCGGGACCGCGAAGTTCCCCTGCTTTTTCGGACCCAGAACGTCGCCCTTCCACCGGATATCGGCGGTTGCTACACGCGACCGGAGGACATGTACCGGATGTCCCGCATGCTGGCCAACGCCGCCATCCAGACCAAGCCCGCGCCCCACGCCAGCCTCGGGGTCCCGGCCTACGCCTCCGTCACCTCGCCGTTGCGGCGCTACGTGGACTTCATCAACCTGGCCCAGGTGGCCTCCCGGCTGGACCAAGGAACGCCCCGACTGAGCAAGCGGGACCTGGACGCCGCCCTCCCCTTCTGGCGGGCCAGGATGGAGGCGGTGAGCCGAGTGCAACGAACCCGGTCGCGCTACTGGAAACTGGAGTACTTACGCCAACAAAGCGCCAATAACAAAATTTGGGCCGCGATTTTAGTGGACGAAACCCCGACTCAGGCGGTATTCTCTCTACCCGCCGAGCAGGTGCAGGTCCGAGCGCCCAAACGCCTGCTGGGGGACAAGTTTCTCATCGGTGGAAACTTCGGACTCCGCCTGGGAAGGATTGATCCATTACTGAACGAAATCAAGGTGGTGGAGATTATTGATAATCAAACCGAGCAAAAGGAGTAGACGATGTTGAGCATTTTATGGCTGGGCATGAGTTATCTGATCGGGGCCATTCCCTTTGGCCTGCTGTTGACCAAAATGCGTGGCCTGCCCGACCCGCGTCTGCACGGCAGCAAAAACATGGGCGCGACCAACGTGGCCCGGGTTTGCGGAACATGCTGTGGCGCGGCGACGCTGATCCTGGACGCCCTTAAAGGCCTCTTCGCCGTAGGCGTTGCCGCCTCCTTCAGCGATTCCTGGCTGTTTCTGTCCCTCACCGCCCTGGCCGTGCTCCTCGGGCACATGTTCTCCGTGTTTCTGGACGGCAAAGGCGGTAAAGGCGTGGCCACCACCGTGGGCATATTCCTGGGATTGGCTTTCTGGCCAGCCGTGCTGGCCCTGATCGTCTGCCTCACCGTGATCAAGCTGGGCGGGTACGTCTCCCTGGGCTCCCTAGTCCTGGTCACCCTGATGCCCATCTTCATGCTGCTGACCGAATCCTACAGCCTGCTTCCGGTGACCTTGACCATCATGGCCCTGGTTTACTCGCGGCATAGGGACAACATCCAGCGCCTCGCCCAAGGCGAGGAACAATCCTGGAGATGCCGCGCCTAGCTGACTTTTCCCGCTCCCGCCATGCTCGCGCATGGCGGGATTTTTTTTGCCCGATACCCATACCGTGTCGCGTATCCGGAGGTCATCGTTCCCATGTTCGCACCCAGCACGCTCCGACTCTCCCTGCTGTCGGCCAGACTCGCTTCACCTGTTTTCGTCGCCCTACTCATCACGGCCATCTTCATATTCGCCGCTCCAGCCCGCAGCCAGGAAGCTCCACCCGCTGCTTCACCGGACGGACCGACCGAACCAGGCTTCCGAGGGGCTCCCGCCGCAAACCTGGATGTAAGCGGCTACCATTTGTTCAACAGCGCTTTCAAAGACGACCAAGGCAAAATATCCGTGACCCAGACCCGCGCGGACGCCTCCTGGTCCCGCATCAGTCTGGGCTGGCACTCCAACTGGTATTCCTGGGAGGACAAGAATGCCCTGCCCTTTGGAAACGGACAGGATGCCCCATGGGATTCGCTGCACGTGCTCACCTTCATGGTCAATCAGCGCGGGCTTCTTTCACAGCGCTGGTCCTACTTCGTCCAGGGAGCGATTCGCTCCGGGTTTGAAAAGGAAGTCTCCAGGTCCGTGGGCGTGGCGGCCAACGGCGGCTTGGTCTATGCCTGGAGTGAAGACTGGACCGTGGGCCTGGGCGGCTTCGTCGGGGTGGATCCCACCACAAAATTCGCCTTTTCCAGCACCTTCGCCATGGCCGGCCCCTTCGTGCAGTACCGCAATTCTCGCGCCCCGGGTTTCTCCGGCCGCCTCGGATTCCCGAAAAGCGAACTGCGCTACACCGTGTCCCCGGTCTGGTCCACCTGGCTGGGCTTCGGCGTCAACTCGGACACCTACCGCCTGGCCGACGACAGTACCGTCATGCCCAGAGGATATGTCCGATCACGGATGTTCACCACCGGCCTCTACCTGGACGTCACCCCCTCCCCCACCCTGCTCCTGCGCTTTGGCCCGACCTACAACTTCAGCCGAAGGCTGGAAGTCTACGACTCCGGCGGCGACAAACGCCGAAGCCACGACCTGGACGCGACTTTGGGGTTCGAGGCCAAGGTTAGTTGGAGTTTTTAGACCGGAGAAATGAGATGCCGGGGGCCTCACAGCCCCCGGCATGCTATCGGAGAGGAATTGACTTGAAAAATTGAACCAGCCGTCTCTCCGAACAAACTCAACTTTCAGATCGCAGCACGAGAACCGAGCACTTGGCGTGGCGGACGACCTTGGAGGTGTTGGTGCCGAGGAGGTAGTCCTGAAGTTTGATGCGGTGAGCGGGCATAATGATCAGGTCGGCCTCGACTTTTTCGGCCATACGCAGAATCCGGCGATAGATGGAGCCCTGGGCCACGAGGTGCTGGACGTCGATGTCGTCGGGGATATGGGCGTCCACTAACTCATGCAGGAGGTTTTCCGCGTCGGCCACGATCTTGTCGCCGGCGTCGGAGGGAAAGTAGTCGGCCACGATGGGCATGCCCATGTCCGGAACCACGGTCAGGGCAAACAACTTCGCATCATAAAACCGGCATAACTCGGCAGCGCGCTCAAGACTCATCTTTCGGGTGCGTTCGCCTTCCTGGATATCAATGGGAACAAGGATGCGCTTGTACATGTCGGCTCCGCGATTCGGGTTGGGGGGTCAGGGTTCAACGGTTCACGGTTCAACAGTTAATACCATTTCTAATTCAATGATTCTCTATCGGCGTCGCTATTGGAATCGGCGCTTCGCTATCGGGGTCGAAGTCAGGCTATGCGCATTCAAACATTTTCGATTCCGATGCCGATTCCGACCCCGATAACTGTATTTTCTTAAGCGAATAACACATTATCGAATTCGAATTGGTATAAGGGGGCAGCAGTAAAAAAGCGAGGCCGAGTTCTCGTTATTTTAGGAGTGCGATGCCTCAGGCCGGAGACGGCGAAGCGTCGCCGCCCACCCGTTTTGACCGGTACATCTGCCAGGCGAACAGGGAGAAGTACATGGCCACGCCGAGGATCTGCATGCCCAGCCGATCAAAGGGCAGATAGGCCGCGAAGACGCCTGGGCGGAAGGTAGTGGCGCAGACGGACAGCAGGAACAGCCGCTCCAACCAGTTGCAGCGCGTGACCAGCCAGCCTTGTAGAGCCGAGGCAAAGGCGAACATGGCGATCAGGCCGGAGAAGAAAACCCAGGTCAGATACCAAGGGTCCTCAAGCCAGATCACCTTGCCGGTGTCGGTCACCCCGGAAATCATCAACAGATCGGTGTTGAACAGGAAAATGAACGGCAGGATGGCCGTGCGCAGGCTGTAGGCGAACCCTTGGACCCCGGTCTTGATCGGGTCCGTGCGGGCGATGGCCGCTCCGGCGTAGGCCGCC contains these protein-coding regions:
- a CDS encoding IMP cyclohydrolase codes for the protein MSDLKSIYRTLSADPFPRTMTIILGDQELKFEKRTWRIDGEDRGLRYGENPDQPAALYALIQGTLELDGVTFREAGDGLVSTLTEAHMLQAGKHPGKINLTDVDNGINILQYLHAKPAAVILKHNNPCGAAWNDQGLETALKKAFWSDRIAAFGGTVVVNRGVDAACAAFINESYFEVVAAPDYAPEALDMLKKRKNLRILRIPGLAELETFADKPFLDVKSLADGGLIVQFSFRSRIRGPQDFLQAKAERDGTLVQARTPNAKEMDDLLFAWAVEAGVTSNSVLFVRDGATVAVGTGEQDRVGCVQLTIYKAYTKYADWLCFTEQGVSLYELQAKAETDPEARRILEDIQSRTATAKGGLPGTVLVSDGFFPFRDGVDLAVAQGVTAIAQPGGSIRDYEVITAVNQADPQVAMVFTGQRSFRH
- a CDS encoding RNB domain-containing ribonuclease; amino-acid sequence: MTISQSSPALPPAPGALVEYLQDNQVNLAVILEEHGGRTRLFTQRGREMNLPAVRLLPWHGPKYPLPATRAEHEERLARHLGTRKTLAESIDVMEIWNLAQGELDAAPLEWFADLLWEEPGPDQRSALGRVLLEAKTHFKFQPPSFLIYPEQTVLARLAELEAAREHQELVAAGQDFFHHLWKIGISKASGEPDASFPPPPEPTATKLRELLLRRMNHPEDPATDDLWRNLTKRIPDHPQQALLLGQAWRLVPIHHNYLLAQAGYDWQDDWSRGFLPDIQRLEEAVRGHAAPPEPLTLFSVDSPSTRDIDDAFTLERTADQGFRLTLAIARPCLEWSWLSELDQAVSQRASSLYLLEGVSHMLPEWLGVELFSLRQNMERPALLLELDLDPEARVRSIEPRLGWVRVHANTHYEQVEADILAGVEPFASAHLLSEKLRDHRIAANAVVFDQQDPHLKLVGEGADIRVVREEKPAAPKAQLLVSEFMVLANTELARWARDREVPLLFRTQNVALPPDIGGCYTRPEDMYRMSRMLANAAIQTKPAPHASLGVPAYASVTSPLRRYVDFINLAQVASRLDQGTPRLSKRDLDAALPFWRARMEAVSRVQRTRSRYWKLEYLRQQSANNKIWAAILVDETPTQAVFSLPAEQVQVRAPKRLLGDKFLIGGNFGLRLGRIDPLLNEIKVVEIIDNQTEQKE
- the plsY gene encoding glycerol-3-phosphate 1-O-acyltransferase PlsY → MLSILWLGMSYLIGAIPFGLLLTKMRGLPDPRLHGSKNMGATNVARVCGTCCGAATLILDALKGLFAVGVAASFSDSWLFLSLTALAVLLGHMFSVFLDGKGGKGVATTVGIFLGLAFWPAVLALIVCLTVIKLGGYVSLGSLVLVTLMPIFMLLTESYSLLPVTLTIMALVYSRHRDNIQRLAQGEEQSWRCRA
- a CDS encoding universal stress protein, producing MYKRILVPIDIQEGERTRKMSLERAAELCRFYDAKLFALTVVPDMGMPIVADYFPSDAGDKIVADAENLLHELVDAHIPDDIDVQHLVAQGSIYRRILRMAEKVEADLIIMPAHRIKLQDYLLGTNTSKVVRHAKCSVLVLRSES